AGGAGTTCGAATCTGTTGTCTTAATCCTGATTCAAACCTCCGACAACGCTCATTTTCATCCACAATTATGTTTAAAGCATACTTGGATAGCTCAATATACTTTAATTGATACTCTATTACAGTCATGTTTCCCTGCATGAGCTGTAGGAACTCATCTTGTTTCATATCTCGGAACGATCAAGGATAAAATCTCTCAAAAAATGCTTCTCGAAATTCTTCCCAACACATTTCTTCTTGGTCCCCTCTTCTATTCTTCATAGTTCCACAATCTCAACATGTTTTGTGTAAGAAGTTCATGGACTCACTTTCTATTTCTTCAAGTATTCCTCATTATCCCCGAAATACATTTTTCTAACTGATTCAGTCAGAAACCTTCTGATCTGCAAGGGTCTTTTGTTCCTTCAAAGTTTGTGGATCCTTAACCGTTTTCAATCGTTCTATCCCATATTTTTTCTCGTGATTTTCAGGTTGTATATCCCAAAATCTCTTGGAGATCTTTGAGTGAATATATACCATTTATTCTCTTCCCTTTGTCTTTTCTCGTCGTGACTTTGAGGCAGATCTTCTCAGCTTTCAATTCCGAAGGGTTCCCAGCTTCTATGTATTCCACTTCTTCAGCATTTTATCTACAACCAAGTCACATATAAATTAAACGATACATTATCTAACAAATACATACTACCGTTTATTTATTATCCAGTGTTTATAAAACCATTTACATTCACTAGCTAACTTTAAGTCTTCTACATTTTTCTTCTACTTCTTGGTGTCGTGTATACGACTATAGATTTTCCAAAGTTAATTCGCAgcgatttttgtgtttttttttgttttttttttctttttttttttttttttttttttttgttttttttttttttttttttttttttttttttttttttttttttttttttttttttttttttttttttttcttttgtttttttttttttcttttttttgttgtttgttttttttttttttttttttttttcttcttttttttttttttttttttttttttttttttttttttgtattttgttttttttttttttttttttttttttttttatttttttgtttttgttttttttttttttttttttttttttttttttttttttttttttttttttttttttttttttttttttttttttttttttttttttttttttttttttttttttttttttttttgtttttttttttttttgtttttttgttttgtttttttttttttttttttttttttttttttttttttttttttttttttttttttttttttttttttttttttttttttttttttttttttttttttttttttttttttttttttttttttttttttttgttttttttgttttttttttttttttttttttttttttttttttttttttttttttcgtatttttcttttttttgttttcttttttttcttttttgttttttttttttttttttttttttttttttttttttttttttttttttttttttttttttttgttttttttatgttttttttttttttttttttttttttttttttttgttttttttttttttgttttttttttttttttttttttttttttttttttttttttttttttttttgtttttttttctttttttttttttttttttttttttttttttttttttttttttttttttttttttttttttcttttttttttttttttttttttttttttttttttttttttttccttttcttttttttttttttttttttttttttttttttttttttttttttttttttttttttttgttttttttttttttttttttttttttttttttttttttttttcttttttttttttttttttttttttttttttttttttttttttttttgtttttttttttttctttattttttttttttttttttttttttttttttttttttttttttttcttttttttttttttttttttttttttttttttttttttttttttgtttttttttttttttttgttttttttttttttttttttttctttttttttttttttttttttttttttttctttttttttttttttttttttttttttttttttttttttttttttttttttttttttatttttttttttttttttttttttttttttttttttttttttttttttttttttttttttttttttttttttttttttttttttttttttttttctttttttttttttttttttttttttttttttttttttttttttttttttttttttttttttttttttttttttttttttttttttttttttttttttgtttttttttttttttttttttattttttttttttttttttttttttttttttttttttttttttcttttttttttttttttttttttttttttttttattttgttttttttttttttttttttttttttttttttttttttttttttttttttttttttttttttttttgttttgtttttttttttttttttttttttttttttttttttttatttttttcttattttttttttttttttttttttttttttttttttttttttttttttttttttttttttttttttttttgttttttttttttttttttttttttttttttttttttttttttttttttttttttttttttttttttttttttttttttttttttttttttttttttttttttttttttttttttttttttttttttttttttttgttttttttttttttttttttttttttctttttctttttttttttttttttttttttttttgttttttttttttttttttttttttttttttttttttttcttttttttttttttttttttttttttttttttttttttttttttttttttttttttttttttctttttttttttttttttttttttttttttttttttttttttttttttttttttttttttttttttttttttttttgtttttttttttttttttttttttgtttttttttttttttttttttttttttttttttttttttttttttttttttttttttttttttttttttttttgttttttttttttttttttttttttttcttttttttttttttttttttttgtttttttttttttttttttttttttttttttttttttttttttttttttttttttttttttttttttttttttttttttttttttttttttttttttttttgtttttttttttttttgttttttttttttttttttttttttttttttttttttgtttttttttttttttttttttttgtttttttttttttttttttttttttttttttttttttttttttttttttttttttttttttttttttttttttttttttttttctttttttttttttttttttttttttttttgttttttttttttttttttttttttttattttttttttttttttttttttttttttttttttttgtttttttgttttttatttttttttttttttttttttttttgttttttttttttttttttttttttttttttttttttttNNNNNNNNNNNNNNNNNNNNNNNNNNNNNNNNNNNNNNNNNNNNNNNNNNNNNNNNNNNNNNNNNNNNNNNNNNNNNNNNNNNNNNNNNNNNNNNNNNNNCCTTACCCGGATGGTAATCAATGGTACAGTCATAGTCTTTAATCAGTTCTAGTCATCACCTCTGTCTCAGATTCAGCtctttctgatcaaagatatacttcagGCTCTTATGATCTGTGAAAATGTGGCACTTCTCACCGAATAAATAATGTCTCCAGATCTTCAATGCTAAAACAACTACTGCTAGCTCAAGATCATGGGTAGGGTAATTACACTCATGCTTCTTCAACTGCCTTGAAGCATAAGCTATTACCTTTCCTTCCTGCATAAGTATGCAACTTAATCCTTGCCTCGAAGTGTCACAATAGATCACACTCCTTCCCTGTTACAGGAAGTGTCAGAATAGGTGCTGTCACTAATCTCTTCTTCAGTTCCTGGAAACTCTGTTCGCATTTATCCAACCACTCAAACTTAGCATTCTTCCTTGTCAAAGCTGTCAAGGGTAATGCTAATCGTGAGAAATCCTCAACAAAACGTCTGTAGTATCCGGCCAGACCTAGGAAACTACGTACCTCTGTTGCACTAGCTGGTCTCTCTCAGTTGACAACAGCTTCCACTTTCTGCGGGTCAACACTAACTCCGTCCGCTGAAACTACATGCCCTAAGAACACTACCTGTTTCAACCAGAACTCACATTTGCTGAACTTAGCGTACAACTATTTATCACGTAGTGTCTGTAGAACAATCCTCAGATGAATTTGGCCCTAGGGTTTTGTTagaagatataattaaatttaccttcatccATTAACTTAAGCTTTTTGGTCAATTgatgatttaagatggtatcgGAGCAGGTTGGTTCAAGAAGTTGTGTTCAAACCCCTACAGTATGTTTCCTCCCTAATTATTATTCATTTCCACTTATTGGATCTTCTTTCATATTTTAAGCTCACAAGTGAGggagtgttagatgatataattaaatttaccttcacccatTACCtcaagtttttgggtcaattggtgatttaagtaGTTCAACAGAGTGCGCCTAAACTCTATTGACGCCTCTGAATTTGTCATCTAATATTTTCTCACTAATAATAAATTGTTCTCTCCTTCTGCCCATggatgtagctaacacactattaGTGAACCATGTAAATCTTTGTGTTTATTTCTCTGCTCTTTACGttttcttgtttctttgatTGTTGATTTCTTGACAGAATTATCTAAAATCCTTGAGTAAATCAGAATCCATAACATTGAATTATATCTGTTGACAGACCTTAAAATTCCTTCCGGTTCAAACGGGGCAAAACACCATGATGGAGCATTATCTCGGAAAGGCCCTGCATATGGAGAATTCTCGGTGCAAGCCTGCAGCACTTAAACAGTATCAAATATCTGAGCCATCAAAAGTTTTTCATCAACTTATGACTGCTCTATGAGGTGGCAAATAACGTATCTACACACTTCAGATCTTCTCCAAGCAGGATGGGCATACATGTGATTGATTCCCAGCACTTTTCTGTCAATATATCCCACAGCATTACATGGAGGATCCAGACTTCCTCTTACACCACATGCTACCTAAATTCGATATGGAAATAGCTTAGATAATCCTAGTCTTTGTCAAGATAttcatttcaaaaaataatattcaagaAAAATGCTCGTTATATTGTATCAAGACTCATCAAAATCAAATGCCGTGAAGTCAATTGAAGAAACTATTGGGCTGCAGACCTTTTCTGAGTTCTTAATTGGTTGTCAAATTAATGGAATGAAGTTTCAGTGGCGTGTTTTGTCTTCTTTATCAGATTATAGTGTTGCAACTTAGTGCTTTGGAGTTGTCTTTTTTCACACCGGACTAGTGAGCATTCTCCATTGGGAAGGCCTTCGAAAGGAAtggatttttaattatttgttgttGTTTCCGTCCTCATTTCAGGTTTTCGATCATTGGACTGCAGACTTTTTCTGAGGTCTGAATTGGTTGTATTTGGTCATAATGgctgtattttttttattatttttatttcattgtaCTTTGAgtattagtctcttttcatttatcaatgaaaagCCTCGTTTCCTTTTccagaaaaacaaaacaaaactacTGAAGACAGTATTTTCAATAACCAATGGCTCTGATAATTTGACAATAACTTGGATGGTCACAAAAAACTTACAGTGAAGTTTCTTCCATAATAAACACTATCGCTGTCAGTGACAGTAAATTGCCAATCAGGAACATATGTTCCGTAAAGGAGAGCAAAATAAACGGCAAGAATACAAGCTCCAACCAGCCTGAAATTTAAGAAGGAAAATCAGCCTCGTTGGAaccaaaaaagaataaatataatTGATCAATAGTGCAAGTGGTTACCAATTCCAGAAGTATGATTTGAATATAGAGAAGTGATTAAATGGTTGAACACTGGATTGTGCTTTTCTTGAAAGTACTTCCACAAGTGCCACAACCAAATATGCAAGAGCAATTCTCTATAAaagatgattaaaaaaaatatattagcaACTTTTGTAATCATTATTAACATATACAAAGCTCCATATCAAAATACCTGGAGAATGCCAAATAACCTTATCTTTCTCATGTCAACACCATAAGTCAGTTTGTCTGGTGCATGCGAATAGCCACCTTAACAAAATAGTTGAAGCAAAGTCAAATTATGTTAAGGCAAATAAGCTAATTGCATTGTttacattttaatattttattattgtttttgttgttgAAGTATAGGGAAAAAATGATATTGCACAATAAAATTATATTGCACGATATAGTGCCAATAAAAAGAGCCTTTTAAACTGATAACAATAATTCTATCAGAATTAAAAGGTAGAGACCTTAATCTATCACCATTGCAGTGAAGATCATGACACTggaaaaaaaaggggaagaggattaatatatatattaatcccCAAACCCTAAGCcctatatacacacacacacacacactcgTAACTATCTCAAGGAGTCAACCTGCTGCTTGGTCACCTCGAATCTATTAGCACTTGAGTCATTCGGTCTTCATCTTATTCAATAGATAGATGATAGgtatttattcatatactactcCCGGAGGAGGATTATATAAGTACACTAAGTAACCCTAAGAAACCTTCGGGCCTATTCGAGATGGCTATAACTCGTGGTTCCCAAAAGACTAATACAAATTCTCTCTGCCCAAATACCAATATTCCCTATCGAAACATTATGTAACAACACATGGAGGCTAGAAAACTCCCTAAATACATTCTCATAGAACTTCCTTGCCCCTCCTAGAATACACTTTTTTTACCATTGGTAGTCTAACGATAACCCTCTCTACCGTCGTATGTAGAGACTCCAAGTCCCAGCGTCCAATCCAAGTGCAACATGTCAAACCTTTCATGCTTGGATTGTCAGATAGGTGGCAGTAGGATAACAAAAATTCACAGAAACAAGAATTTTCCCACCAGATTTCCACATAAAAATAATCTGCTATAAAGCAAAACATTACAACAGTACAAGACGTGACATCGAAAAGGAAAGTTTAGTTGATTGCACCTCAATCTTTAGTGCACTGCTCTAAGAGGAGAGTTAAAGCCAAAACTGACCTTGTAATAGAAGGCCCCAGAATAGGAGCTTTAAAGTTCGAA
This DNA window, taken from Benincasa hispida cultivar B227 chromosome 6, ASM972705v1, whole genome shotgun sequence, encodes the following:
- the LOC120079392 gene encoding heparan-alpha-glucosaminide N-acetyltransferase-like isoform X3, coding for MNHGNSQNEISEPLISMEEIKSDSPPQHRLISVESDAVLSKPAKSKRVASLDIFRGLTVALMILVDDAGGEWPMIGHAPWYGCNFADFVMPFFLFIVGMAIALALKRIPNQLMAIEKVTLRTLKLLFWGLLLQGGYSHAPDKLTYGVDMRKIRLFGILQRIALAYLVVALVEVLSRKAQSSVQPFNHFSIFKSYFWNWLVGACILAVYFALLYGTYVPDWQFTVTDSDSVYYGRNFTVACGVRGSLDPPCNAVGYIDRKVLGINHMLAPRILHMQGLSEIMLHHGVLPRLNRKEF
- the LOC120079392 gene encoding heparan-alpha-glucosaminide N-acetyltransferase-like isoform X2 → MEEIKSDSPPQHRLISVESDAVLSKPAKSKRVASLDIFRGLTVALMILVDDAGGEWPMIGHAPWYGCNFADFVMPFFLFIVGMAIALALKRIPNQLMAIEKVTLRTLKLLFWGLLLQGGYSHAPDKLTYGVDMRKIRLFGILQRIALAYLVVALVEVLSRKAQSSVQPFNHFSIFKSYFWNWLVGACILAVYFALLYGTYVPDWQFTVTDSDSVYYGRNFTVACGVRGSLDPPCNAVGYIDRKVLGINHMYAHPAWRRSEACTENSPYAGPFRDNAPSWCFAPFEPEGILRSVNRYNSMLWILIYSRILDNSVKKSTIKETRKRKEQRNKHKDLHGSLIVC
- the LOC120079392 gene encoding heparan-alpha-glucosaminide N-acetyltransferase-like isoform X1, giving the protein MNHGNSQNEISEPLISMEEIKSDSPPQHRLISVESDAVLSKPAKSKRVASLDIFRGLTVALMILVDDAGGEWPMIGHAPWYGCNFADFVMPFFLFIVGMAIALALKRIPNQLMAIEKVTLRTLKLLFWGLLLQGGYSHAPDKLTYGVDMRKIRLFGILQRIALAYLVVALVEVLSRKAQSSVQPFNHFSIFKSYFWNWLVGACILAVYFALLYGTYVPDWQFTVTDSDSVYYGRNFTVACGVRGSLDPPCNAVGYIDRKVLGINHMYAHPAWRRSEACTENSPYAGPFRDNAPSWCFAPFEPEGILRSVNRYNSMLWILIYSRILDNSVKKSTIKETRKRKEQRNKHKDLHGSLIVC